The Anomaloglossus baeobatrachus isolate aAnoBae1 chromosome 5, aAnoBae1.hap1, whole genome shotgun sequence genome includes the window tgggagccatccatacagtgtgggggaaatactgggagccacatccatacagtgtgggggaaatacagggagccatccatacagtgtgggggaaatacagggAGTCATCCATACAGTGTGGTGGAAATACAGGgagccatccatacagtgtgggggaaatacagggagccacatccatacagtgtgggggaaatacaggggagccatccatacagtgtgggggaaatacaggggagccatccatacagtgtgggggaaatacagggagtcagccatacagtgtgggggaaatacagggGCCATTCGTGCAGAGTGGGGGAAATACAGGGgagccatccatacagtgtgggagaaatacaggggagccatccatacagtgtgggggaaatacagggagccatccatacagtgtgggggaaatacagggagccacatccatacagtgtgggggaaatactgggagccacatccatacagtgtgggggaaatactgggagccacatccatacagtgtgggggaaatacagggagccatccatacagtgtgggggaaatacagggAGTCATCCATACAGTGTGGTGGAAATACAGGgagccatccatacagtgtgggggaaatacagggagccacatccatacagtgtgggggaaatacaggggagccatccatacagtgtgggggaaatacaggggagccatccatacagtgtgggggaaatacaggggagccatccatacagtgtgggggaaatacagggagtcagccatacagtgtgggggaaatacagggGCCATTCGTGCAGAGTGGGGGAAATACAGGGgagccatccatacagtgtgggagaaatacaggggagccatccatacagtgtgggggaaatacagggagccatccatacagtgtgggggaaatacagggagccatccatacagtgtgggggaaatacaggggagccatccatacagtgtgggggaaatacaggggagccatccatacagtgtgggggaaatactgtgagccatccatacagtgtgggggaaatacagggagccatccatacagtgtgggggaaatactggaggccatccatacagtgtgggggaaatacagggagccatccatacagtgtgggggaaatacagggagccacatccatacagtgtggggaaaatacagggagccatccatacagtgtgggggaaatacagggagtcagccatacagtgtgggggaaatacagggagccacatccatacagtgtgggggaaatacagggagccatccatacagtgtgggggaaatacagggagccatccatacagtgtgggggaaatactgtgagccatccatacagtgtgggggaaatactgtgagccatccatacagtgtgggggaaatactgtgaGCCATCCATACAGTATGGGGGAAATACAGGgagccatccatacagtgtgggggaaatactgtgagccatccatacagtgtgggggaaatactggaggccatccatacagtgtgggggaaatacagggAGCCACATCCATAAGGTGTGGGGGAAATATGGGAGGtcatccatacagtgtgggggaaatatggGAGGCCAtccttacagtgtgggggaaatatggGAGGCCAtccttacagtgtgggggaaatatggGAGGCCAtccttacagtgtgggggaaatatggGAGGCCAtccttacagtgtgggggaaatatggGAGGCCATCcttacagtgtgggggaagaccaaagaaatcaattttggaacaaatcaagccagatatgtcactggaagcaaggatcaccaagctatgacttgcctactttggacatacGAAGAGagtaatcactggagaaggacatcctgGTCAGAAGAATAAAAGAAAgacggtgaagaggaagaccagcaaccccatGGCTTGATATTATCAAGATAATGgcggagaaaaccctggtggaccaaTCTAGGCTGTACAAGAGCAatgttcctacagagcgttcatccatcaagtcaccatggattCAGATCGAGCCAAAggccattaaataataataatattattactgAATAGGGGAAAAATACTGTGTGAGGGAAATACCGGGGGCCAATATACAAGATGGGGGCCTGGTCgccatctataactgtactgtactCACTTGTATGCTCTTCAGGACTGGTATCTATCACTATATGGTCACTGTATGACGGTAATATATCTGTGTTAATATTACTGATCTTCAGTAACAGCtcagtcatctgctgaggttcccctattCCTATATATAGGCTGCCCCACCATAGTTGTacacatggttacctggttaggggcccacttagATTAGCTACGCCTCTGGGTCTTTACCAAGGCGCCATTACTCATAGAGTAATTATGTAGAGCAGcccaaagacacgccccagaggatcctttgGCCATGCCCCCTTAGTAAAgatcataaaaattagcactaaatgaaAAGGCTAATATCTCTAACCATatggcagatttatttttttttacaatgcaaTTTTATGGGGAGTgaagggaataaaataagagcaaaagctGGTCACTTTTGACTTGGTGATGTGGTGATCAATTGAGGTATGGGTTGTGTTAAACAGAATCTTGTCACCAAGGTATGGCTACACTCATCCATCATGAATACCAAGTCCGGTGCGGTTATCCAACAGACGTCAGACCAGTCCTCCACATGTTAAAGCTAATGATGCTCGGTATAAACTGTGTGGTGCGGAGCTAGAGATTGGGCGGCATTGCAGTTCCCCATGAATCCAGTTTCTGACCTGGTACACATCGGTCTTGTGGCCTTTCAGGAACACGATGCCTTTTTCTTGAAGTAGATGGATGGTTTCTTTGAATACATTATGGATTTCTTTAGATGTAACGCTCGAACCCTCCTGATGATAGAGAACAATGTCGATATGACCAACAAATGATACACAATGATATGACCGGCTGCAGTGACAGTCCAGCATGCACCGCTCCCTCACCTCTGTCTCTTGGCCTGGTTTGGTGGCAGAGGACAGTAAGGATGGCACACTTTCCAATTCGCGCTGGTAAAAATTAGAAacttgattttcatccagaaacacGTTTATTTTTTCACTCAGCTGTAAAATGAGACCAGAATGTGACAGCGCATCCTCGTGTCTTGTATAGAAACAGAAGACAAGAAAAGGGAGAGGTTAATCTTTTTTTAACTTTGAAGCCACCAGGAGATCATCACATCAAGGGATTACAATAACCCATCACCTGGCGATCATCACATCTAGAGAtcatcatcacacatcacctggcGATCATCACATCTAGAGAtcatcatcacacatcacctggcGATCATCACATCTAGAGAtcatcatcacacatcacctggcGATCATCACATCTAGAGAtcatcatcacacatcacctggcGATCATCACATCTAGAGAtcatcatcacacatcacctggcGATCATCACATCTAGAGATCATCACACATCACCTGGAGATCATCACATCTAGAGATCATCACACATCACCTGGAGATCATCACATCTAGAGATTATCACACATCACCTGGCGATCATCACATCTAGAGATTATCACACATCACCTGGCGATCATCACATCTAGAGatcatcacacatcacctggcGATCATCACATCTAGAGATTATCACACATCACCTGGCGATCATCACATCTAGAGATTATCACACATCACCTGATGATCATCACATCTAGAGatcatcacacatcacctggcGATCATCACATCTAGAGatcatcacacatcacctggcGATCATCACATCTAGAGATCATCACACATCACCTGATGATCATCACATCTAGAGATTATCACACATCACCTGGCGATCATCACATCTAGAGatcatcacacatcacctggcGATCATCACATCTAGAGATTATCACACATCACCTGGCGATCATCACATCTAGAGATCATCACACATCACCTGATGATCATCACATCTAGAGATTATCACACATCACCTGATGatcatcacacatcacctggcAATCATCACATCTAGAGATTATCACACATCACCTGGCAATCATCACATCTAGAGATTATCACACATCACCTGATGATCATCACATCTAGAGATCATCACACATCACTTGGCGATCATCACATCTAGAGatcatcacacatcacctggcGATCATCACATCTAGAGATTATCACACATCACCTGGCGATCATCACATCTAGAGATTATCACACATCACCTGGCGATCATCACATCTAGAGATTATCACACATCACCTGGCGATCATCACATCTAGAGATCATCACACATCACCTGATGATCATCACATCTAGAGATTATCACACATCACCTGATGatcatcacacatcacctggcAATCATCACATCTAGAGATTATCACACATCACCTGGCAATCATCACATCTAGAGATTATCACACATCACCTGATGATCATCACATCTAGAGATCATCACACATCACTTGGCGATCATCACATCTAGAGatcatcacacatcacctggcGATCATCACATCTAGAGatcatcacacatcacctggcGATCATCACATCTAGAGATTATCACACATCACCTGGCGATCATCACATCTAGAGATCATCACACGTCACATGGCGCTCATTACATCTAGAGATCATCACACGTCACATGGCGATCATCACATCTAGAGATCATCATACATCACTTGATGATCATCCTATCTAGTGATCTAGTGATCATCACACATCACCTGGAGATCATTCCATATACAGATCAATACACATCACCTGGCGATCATGACAGCTAGAGATCATCACACACCAATCTGGCGATCCTAAAATATAGCGATCATCACATGTAGTGATCATCACATCTAGAGGTCATCACACATCACCTGACGATCATCCTAACTAGTGATCAACATGATCATCACACATCACCTGGAGATCATTCCATCTAGAGATCAATACACATCACCTGGCAATCATTCCATCTAGAGATCATCACACATCATCTGGCGATCATCACATGTAGTGATCATCCAATCTAGAGATCATCACATATCACCTGGTGATCATCCAGGGTCGGACTGGACCCCCGGAGGACCGGAGGATCCTCCATTAGGTACTGGCACAGCAAAGCTATGCCTCTTGTGTGTTAGTGATGTGTTCACTGCTCTCCTTGGTTGACTAATACAGGGAACAACGATGATAAGAAGCCATCAAGACGGAACAGTATTCTGTTCCTTACCAATAGTGAGCGGCATCTGCAGCAGACGATCATGTCAGTGACAGTAACACTGAGGGGAGTAGTGACGTTCTGCGTGCCGCTCCTCTCAGTGTTAGATGACCTCGGAGAGTAGGGCACGCGTCACTCCTAACATGATCCTCAGCTGCAGATGCCGCTCACTATTGGACGCGGCCGACAGGACTCGTTTGGAAGGTGTAATCCTACTTAGAGGTCAGAGACTTACGAGTGTCCATGTGACGGATCCGTCAGGTGATCGGGGACAATAAAGGGCTTATCATAGACCGTCCTGTACAGGTGCGGGACGTCCAGCATCCGGCTGATCTGCACATCCAGAGCGGGGTCATCCACTTTATCTATAATAATAAAGGGATTTATTATGAAGCAGTTTTCTTGCCTCATTTACCAGTAATTGTTTTCCTCATTGTTAATTTTGTTGATTAGACTTTATAAAGTTTCTATCTGGGTGATCGTGTGATGGGCAACTTGTGGAATTTAAAAACACCAGACAATCTGAAAACAGcagaagctgcagtgtaaagcatgatggAGAGACCGTATCTGTCATTTTATATAGTGACATTTCTCCAAAATTAGTAGCAGCCTGGATGATAAATGTTGTCGTCTGTGTCAGTAATCGCCGCAGGTTTCTCTGTCCCACCCTCTAAGTGCAGTCACAAAAAGGGAAAAGTAATTTTCCTGCATACACAAATGGGACCCTTGTAAAATATTAGCTATGGGGAGAatggaaaaaaaaccctaaaattctCACTTGTCCAATTCTACTTTTACACCCGGAACAGGCAGTTGGATCACTGCTCAGCCCCTCAggatgaagaaaaaaaagaaaagctggAGCCCCAGATTTTTGCCAGGTGCTCTGGAGTTTAAGGTATATAGTTGAAAATGGCACTTGTTGGGATTTTATAACGGGGCTATAGAGCTTAATACCGGCCTTGCAACCCACGCTGTGTCACTGCTTACTTCATTGTCACCAGaggagattaaagggaatctgtcagcaggttttttcctaTGAAGTAggaacaaagaccctgattccagcaatttatcacttagtttactgggtgcagcagttatgcTAGAATAACAAATTTTTATGCTgtggatctagcagagctcagttgtTAACCCTGCCAcatcacagctttctgtgtactttGTATACTGAGAGAGCTGCAAACCAGTGCTGAGAACAAGGCTAGACCAGAAAGCGGGAGAcatctagtcctctaatgataatctcctgctgataaaacactgattatattgaaacaaaaacaaaaacagcctattaagtgacacatcattggaatcagggtctcttccactacatcatggtgctctcagattacatattgacagattccctttaagcagtggTTACAACTAAATACTAAAATCTAAAGCCCCTGTGCATATTACAGCAAAGATGGCTGAACCTGCTGATTTCAGTGGGACTGTACGACTATCCTCTGTGCCTTCCTAAACTTTGTGACAGATGATGTTGGGAAAGAGAAGGACAGGACCTGGTGAACTTCGTTGAGATCGCTTGTTTAGTCTCCTCTCCTCATAAATTCATGCTCAGCCAGACGTACATGTGTATGAGGTTCGGAGGACATAGCTGTGTGACCACCATTAGTTGTCGGTATCTAGCAATCCAGACAGTAGATGAGAGGATTCATTAGGGAATGTGATGCTTCTCCGGTTTCCCGTTATCCTAGTCTCCTGCCCGTCTATACCGGTATGATATATTTTCTTCTACAAATAGGACTTTACTTACAGAACGTCGAGGCGACGACCTCTCTCTGGTTTCTGAAGATCTTGATAGAACCCCGGACTCTGATCACGTCTCCAATCTCCATCTTGGCTTTTCTCCTTTCCTCTCTGTACAGATCTTGTATTAATCCATCCAGATCCTTGGCTTCGGATGTACTTTTCTTTTCCTCTAAAAACCAATGGACGGGATAAAGGATCAGTGGTAAGTAGTCTCCTCAACGTAAGTAGTCTCCTCCTGGAGCTTTTGTGTTGGTTGTTGCATTTACCCCCAGACATTTACACGGATAGGCCTATCTTGCCCAACGATAGACAAGACACTGTTGTATCCTACTATGATCCCGTCCCACCATGTTATGTTGTTTTATATCAGAGCTATGTCCACGCTGAGCATTACAGGGATCTGCAGATTTTCTCAATTAAATTGATAATAATACTGATTTCCAAGGGTCTGAGACTTTAGCAATGTCCTGGTGTCATTCTAGGTCTATGAGATAGGACCTAAatgagttattcccatctccaagatcctatcccaatatcccgtaggtctaataataataataataataataataataataataataataataataatattagcaaacacctccaactagaaatatagtatagttctcctgatatagctatgtcttacctcatgtgcagggtattgtagaaccttaggtatccatggttacgaccactagcaactaactgtcactatatgcgtggtcataaccatggatatgtggcgcccctgaggcttccgtcgccacaggaacattgcaccccagtaggaggtgtaatgtcccatcctgggtaaggaaaggggtacatgccagttcacaggtaaaactgcactacacccattgctaggcacacactgggaccagggacagtggcagctaccccccatgctgcatgctgggaggggtcgtaagacccatccctgctcccatagggtggtagcttagcaactggggaggtgggagg containing:
- the STN1 gene encoding CST complex subunit STN1, producing MEEIPSLLWGLDPVFLAFAKLYIRDILELKESHQVPGIFFYNGHPIKQVDILGTVVSVREKDAFYSYGVDDSTGVINCTCWKSSGPKCTSCSEEKKSTSEAKDLDGLIQDLYREERRKAKMEIGDVIRVRGSIKIFRNQREVVASTFYKVDDPALDVQISRMLDVPHLYRTVYDKPFIVPDHLTDPSHGHSHEDALSHSGLILQLSEKINVFLDENQVSNFYQRELESVPSLLSSATKPGQETEEGSSVTSKEIHNVFKETIHLLQEKGIVFLKGHKTDVYQVTDQDNELHKLALSIIQEDCRRQRHADKGCHFLHILNCVRQTFGSCISQTVLQRVVDTLERNSDIISTMEKHYTSF